In Lagopus muta isolate bLagMut1 chromosome 6, bLagMut1 primary, whole genome shotgun sequence, one DNA window encodes the following:
- the CEND1 gene encoding cell cycle exit and neuronal differentiation protein 1, producing MDSKGNIRSGNKPDAKAPSSGKPEKPSPGPATNADKKDTPKEQPNPATAPKKAGSDAAVVNNHSNLKPSAAATETQEATGQSPDSDHKGNGSEESPGSIFDNMKPLIIVGGVAVAALAVIVGVAFLARKK from the coding sequence ATGGATTCCAAGGGTAACATCCGAAGTGGAAACAAACCCGATGCCAAGGCCCCCAGCTCTGGAAAGCCAGAAAAGCCCAGCCCTGGGCCTGCTACGAACGCAGACAAGAAGGATACCCCCAAAGAACAGCCTAATCCTGCCACTGCTCCCAAGAAGGCAGGCAGCGATGCTGCTGTTGTGAACAACCACAGCAACCTGAAACCCAGTGCAGCCGCCACGGAGACACAAGAGGCCACTGGCCAGTCCCCTGACTCTGACCACAAGGGAAATGGCTCCGAGGAGTCACCAGGCAGCATCTTCGACAACATGAAGCCCTTGATCATCGTTGGAGGAGTGGCGGTGGCGGCGCTGGCGGTGATTGTGGGAGTGGCGTTCCTCGCCCGGAAAAAATGA